In one window of Fulvia fulva chromosome 5, complete sequence DNA:
- a CDS encoding 3,4-dihydroxy-2-butanone 4-phosphate synthase, whose amino-acid sequence MAQVNGDVSFDTIPDAVEAFAKGEMIIVMDSTSRENEGDLIIAAQDFSPAKAAFMIRHSSGYLCAPITPALAARLELPQMVTHNSDPNRTAYTITIDANEGVTTGISAHDRSLTCRKLADPNVHKDTFRRPGHIVPLQAREGGVRARQGHTEAGVDFCKLAGKEPVAVIAEIVADGEEVPGKAELAGDFGMMRRDGCLAFARRYGLKVVTIEDLVQHMEGLGRKS is encoded by the exons ATGGCGCAAGTCAATGGCGATGTCAGCTTCGACACAATCCCCGATGCTGTCGAGGCTTTTG CCAAAGGCGAGATGATCATAGTTATGGACTCCACCTCTCGCGAGAACGAAGGAGACCTCATAATCGCCGCTCAAGACTTCTCTCCCGCCAAAGCCGCCTTCATGATCCGACACTCCTCAGGCTACCTCTGCGCACCCATAACGCCCGCTCTCGCAGCACGATTAGAGCTTCCGCAAATGGTGACTCACAATTCCGATCCCAATCGCACCGCATACACCATCACGATAGACGCGAACGAGGGGGTCACCACAGGCATAAGCGCACACGACCGTAGTCTCACATGTCGCAAACTTGCGGATCCCAATGTACACAAGGACACGTTCAGACGACCTGGGCATATCGTGCCATTGCAGGCGAGGGAAGGTGGTGTCAGGGCGCGGCAAGGTCATACAGAAGCTGGGGTGGACTTTTGTAAGCTCGCTGGGAAGGAGCCTGTCGCGGTCATTGCAGAGATTGTAGCGGATGGAGAGGAAGTGCCGGGCAAGGCGGAGTTGGCGGGAGATTTTGGCATGATGAGGAGAGATGGGTGTCTTGCATTTGCAAGGCGGTATGGCTTGAAGGTGGTGACGATTGAGGATCTGGTGCAGCATATGGAAGGCCTCGGGAGGAAGTCATGA
- a CDS encoding Fructose-1,6-bisphosphatase — translation MASEVYGGQGGPAGQESINTEIVTLSRFLSEEQARHPEATGDFTLLCHALQFSFKSIAYYIRRASLINLSGLAGSSNTTGDDQKKLDVIGNDLFIAAMRSSGRVRVLVSEENEEVIVFENSPNARYAVACDPIDGSSNLDAGVSVGTIFGIYRLEGGAKGTKEDLLKPGSELVAAGFTMYGASAQLVLTMKGGPVNGFTMDNALGEFILTHPDMNMPKKRAIYSCNEGNSKYWEEPVKEWVESLKQAEKPYSARYIGSMVADAYRTLLYGGIFAYPADKKSPKGKLRILYECGPMAMVFENAGGQAVDSKMRRMLTVVPEHIHDRSGIFLGSYEEVQKVIDIHKKHGISA, via the exons ATGGCCAGCGAAGTATATGGAGGACAGGGCGGGCCAGCGGGCCAGGAATCGATCAACACCGAGATTGTCACCTTGTCGAGATTCTTGAGCGAGGAGCAAGCAAGACATCCTGAAGCTACTGGAGACTTCAC ACTCCTCTGCCATGCTCTCCAATTCTCCTTCAAGTCGATAGCATACTACATCCGACGAGCCTCGCTGATCAACCTTTCCGGCCTTGCTGGCTCATCTAACACCACCGGAGACGACCAGAAGAAGCTTGATGTTATTGGTAATGACCTGTTCATTGCGGCAATGAGATCATCCGGCCGTGTCCGTGTTCTGGTCTCTGAAGAGAACGAGGAAGTGATTGTCTTCGAGAACAGCCCGAACGCGAGATACGCCGTAGCTTGCGACCCTATCGATGGCAGCAGTAACCTCGACGCTGGTGTCTCGGTCGGCACCATCTTTGGCATCTACCGACTTGAGGGTGGCGCCAAGGGTACGAAGGAAGATCTGCTGAAGCCTGGCAGTGAGCTCGTCGCggctggcttcacaatgTATGGTGCTTCCGCACAGCTTGTGCTCACCATGAAGGGTGGCCCAGTCAATGGCTTCACCATGGATAATGCACTTGGCGAGTTCATTCTCACGCACCCGGACATGAACATGCCCAAGAAGCGCGCCATCTACAGCTGCAACGAGGGTAACAGCAAGTACTGGGAAGAGCCTGTGAAAGAGTGGGTCGAGTCCCTCAAGCAAGCAGAAAAGCCATACTCGGCACGGTACATCGGGTCCATGGTGGCAGACGCATACCGAACGCTGTTGTATGGTGGAATCTTTGCATACCCAGCAGATAAGAAGTCGCCTAAGGGAAAGCTGCGCATCCTGTACGAGTGCGGTCCAATGGCCATGGTGTTCGAGAATG CTGGTGGTCAAGCGGTTGACAGCAAGATGCGACGCATGTTGACGGTGGTGCCCGAGCACATCCACGATCGCAGCGGTATCTTCCTCGGCAGCTATGAGGAGGTGCAGAAGGTCATCGACATCCACAAGAAGCATGGCATTTCGGCGTGA